The Zobellia alginiliquefaciens genome contains a region encoding:
- the asnB gene encoding asparagine synthase B, translating into MCGIVCAFDLKESSDVLRPQLLEMSKKIRHRGPDWSGIYADEKAILAHERLAIVDPASGTQPLYSEDKKLVLAANGEIYNHRELRKQFEGKYNFQTESDCEVILALYKEKGADFLDEMNGIFGFAIYDTENDSYFVARDHMGIIPLYIGWDQNGTFYVASELKALEGTCTKIQLFPPGHYLSSEDGEFKKWYSRDWMEYDAVKENETSIQEIKEALEAAVHRQLMSDVPYGVLLSGGLDSSVTSAIAKKYAQKRIESGDTTDAWWPQLHSFSVGLEGSPDLAAAQKVADHIGTVHHEIKFTIQEGLDAIKDVVYNLETYDITTIRASTPMYLMARVIKSMGIKMVLSGEGADELFGGYLYFHKAPNAQEFHEETVRKLSKLHMYDCLRANKSLASWGIEGRVPFLDKEFMDVAMRINPQDKMINGERMEKWVVRKAFEDMLPESVAWRQKEQFSDGVGYSWIDTLKEVVNTEVSDEQLANAKFRFPLQTPTSKEEFYYRSIFESHFPSDAAALCVPQEASVACSTQIALEWDEAFKNMNDPSGRAVANVHDDAY; encoded by the coding sequence ATGTGTGGAATTGTATGTGCATTTGATTTAAAGGAAAGTTCAGATGTTTTAAGACCCCAGTTATTGGAGATGTCTAAGAAAATACGTCACCGTGGTCCGGATTGGAGTGGGATTTATGCAGATGAAAAAGCCATTTTAGCGCATGAGCGTTTGGCTATTGTTGATCCAGCTTCCGGTACACAGCCGTTATATAGTGAAGATAAGAAATTGGTTTTGGCCGCTAACGGCGAAATCTATAACCATAGAGAATTGCGTAAGCAATTTGAAGGAAAATATAATTTTCAGACGGAATCTGATTGTGAAGTTATTTTAGCCCTTTACAAAGAAAAAGGAGCAGATTTCTTAGATGAGATGAACGGTATTTTTGGTTTCGCTATTTATGATACCGAGAACGATTCTTATTTTGTGGCACGTGATCATATGGGTATCATTCCATTATATATTGGGTGGGATCAAAACGGAACATTCTATGTGGCTTCAGAATTGAAAGCTTTGGAAGGAACCTGTACTAAAATTCAACTGTTTCCTCCAGGACACTATTTAAGCAGTGAAGACGGGGAGTTCAAAAAATGGTATTCCAGAGATTGGATGGAGTATGATGCCGTTAAGGAAAACGAAACGAGCATTCAAGAAATTAAAGAAGCCTTAGAAGCAGCTGTACACCGTCAGTTAATGTCAGATGTGCCTTATGGGGTATTGCTTTCGGGAGGTTTGGATTCTTCGGTTACATCCGCGATAGCAAAGAAATATGCTCAAAAACGTATAGAATCAGGTGATACTACAGATGCATGGTGGCCTCAGTTGCACTCTTTCTCAGTGGGTCTTGAAGGTTCTCCGGATTTGGCTGCCGCTCAGAAAGTAGCCGATCACATCGGTACGGTTCACCATGAAATCAAATTTACGATTCAAGAAGGTCTAGATGCCATTAAAGACGTGGTTTATAACTTGGAGACCTATGATATAACTACCATTAGAGCCTCCACTCCTATGTATCTTATGGCGCGGGTGATTAAATCTATGGGGATAAAAATGGTCCTTTCAGGAGAAGGAGCGGATGAGCTTTTTGGCGGCTACCTTTACTTTCACAAAGCTCCAAATGCTCAAGAGTTTCATGAAGAGACTGTACGTAAGTTAAGTAAACTACATATGTACGATTGCTTACGAGCAAACAAATCATTGGCATCTTGGGGAATTGAAGGTCGTGTACCGTTCTTGGATAAAGAATTTATGGATGTAGCTATGCGCATCAACCCACAGGATAAAATGATCAATGGGGAGCGCATGGAGAAATGGGTAGTTCGTAAAGCTTTTGAAGATATGTTACCGGAAAGTGTGGCATGGAGACAGAAAGAACAGTTTTCTGACGGTGTAGGGTATAGCTGGATCGATACTTTAAAAGAAGTTGTAAACACAGAGGTCTCTGATGAACAATTGGCAAATGCCAAGTTTAGGTTCCCATTACAAACACCAACATCAAAAGAAGAATTTTACTATCGTTCTATATTTGAATCTCATTTCCCATCGGATGCAGCGGCGTTATGTGTGCCTCAAGAAGCTTCGGTTGCTTGTAGTACGCAAATAGCGTTGGAATGGGATGAAGCCTTCAAAAACATGAACGATCCATCTGGTAGAGCTGTGGCAAACGTTCACGATGATGCCTACTAG
- the gyrB gene encoding DNA topoisomerase (ATP-hydrolyzing) subunit B produces MSEEANKEENKKQYSADSIQALEGMEHVRMRPSMYIGDVGVRGLHHLVYEVVDNSIDEAMGGHCDSISVVINEDNSITTRDNGRGIPVDLHKKEGISALEVVMTKIGAGGKFDKDSYKVSGGLHGVGVSVVNALSDNLKATVYRDGKIWEQEYERGKAMYPVKSIGETEERGTMVTFHPDDQIFQQSIEYSYETLANRMRELSFLNKGVTISITDRRQKDDKGEFLSETFFSNEGLKEFVKFLDGNREPLIQSVISMEGEKNDIPVEVAMIYNTSYTENLHSYVNNINTHEGGTHLSGFRRGLTTTLKKYADASGMLEKLKFEVQGDDFREGLTAIVSVKVAEPQFEGQTKTKLGNREVSSAVSQAVSEMLSDYLEEHPDDAKIIVQKVILAAQARHAATKAREMVQRKTVMSIGGLPGKLSDCSEQDPAQCEVFLVEGDSAGGTAKMGRDRKFQAILPLRGKILNVEKAMQHKVFENEEIKNIYTALGVTIGTEEDSKALNLEKLRYHKVVIMCDADVDGSHIETLILTFFFRYMRELIESGHVYIATPPLYLVKKGQKKRYAWSDKERDEIADSYSGGVSIQRYKGLGEMNAEQLWDTTMNPEFRTLRQIQIDNATETDRVFSMLMGDEVPPRREFIEKNAVYANIDA; encoded by the coding sequence ATGAGCGAAGAAGCAAATAAAGAAGAAAACAAAAAACAATATTCGGCGGACAGTATCCAGGCCCTTGAGGGGATGGAACATGTGCGTATGCGTCCATCAATGTATATTGGTGATGTGGGCGTTAGAGGTCTGCACCACTTGGTGTATGAGGTAGTAGATAACTCCATAGATGAAGCTATGGGCGGTCACTGTGACTCTATTAGTGTAGTCATAAACGAAGATAACTCCATTACCACTCGTGATAATGGTAGGGGTATTCCGGTAGATCTTCATAAAAAGGAAGGTATTTCTGCCCTAGAGGTGGTTATGACCAAAATTGGAGCTGGTGGTAAGTTCGATAAAGATTCTTATAAAGTTTCTGGTGGACTTCACGGTGTTGGTGTTTCTGTTGTGAATGCACTTTCTGACAACTTGAAGGCAACCGTTTATAGAGACGGGAAAATTTGGGAGCAAGAGTATGAGCGTGGAAAAGCAATGTATCCTGTTAAGAGTATCGGTGAAACTGAGGAAAGAGGTACAATGGTTACTTTTCATCCGGATGACCAAATTTTTCAGCAAAGCATAGAATATAGTTACGAAACTTTGGCGAATAGAATGCGTGAGCTTTCGTTCTTAAACAAAGGGGTAACTATTAGTATTACGGATAGAAGACAGAAAGATGATAAAGGAGAGTTTCTTTCCGAAACATTTTTCTCAAATGAAGGCCTTAAAGAGTTTGTTAAGTTTTTAGATGGTAACCGTGAGCCTTTAATCCAGAGCGTAATTTCTATGGAAGGTGAGAAAAACGATATTCCTGTTGAGGTTGCCATGATTTATAACACGAGCTATACGGAAAATCTGCACTCCTACGTAAATAATATTAATACCCATGAAGGGGGGACACACCTTTCGGGTTTTAGACGTGGTCTTACAACTACACTTAAAAAATATGCCGATGCTTCGGGAATGCTCGAGAAATTAAAGTTCGAGGTTCAGGGAGATGATTTTAGAGAAGGCCTTACCGCAATTGTTTCGGTTAAAGTTGCCGAGCCACAATTTGAGGGTCAGACTAAGACTAAACTAGGTAACCGTGAGGTTTCTTCGGCGGTTTCACAAGCGGTGTCAGAGATGTTGTCCGATTATTTAGAGGAACATCCAGATGATGCTAAGATAATAGTTCAAAAAGTAATACTTGCGGCACAAGCACGTCATGCGGCTACAAAGGCACGTGAAATGGTACAGCGTAAGACGGTCATGAGTATTGGTGGTCTTCCTGGTAAATTGTCGGATTGTTCCGAACAAGATCCAGCGCAATGTGAGGTATTCCTTGTTGAGGGTGATTCTGCGGGCGGTACGGCAAAAATGGGACGTGACCGTAAGTTTCAGGCTATTTTGCCTTTAAGAGGTAAGATTCTAAACGTTGAAAAAGCCATGCAGCACAAGGTATTTGAAAACGAGGAGATTAAAAATATCTACACCGCACTAGGGGTTACTATTGGAACAGAGGAAGATAGTAAAGCCTTGAATCTTGAGAAGCTCCGCTACCATAAAGTGGTCATCATGTGTGATGCCGATGTTGATGGTAGTCACATTGAAACTCTTATTTTGACCTTTTTCTTTAGATATATGCGCGAGCTTATAGAAAGTGGTCATGTTTATATAGCCACCCCACCTTTGTACTTGGTTAAAAAAGGGCAGAAAAAGAGATACGCTTGGAGTGATAAAGAACGAGATGAAATAGCGGATAGCTATAGTGGGGGTGTGAGTATTCAACGATACAAAGGTCTTGGTGAGATGAACGCTGAGCAATTGTGGGATACGACTATGAACCCTGAGTTTAGAACACTACGTCAAATACAAATAGACAATGCTACCGAAACTGATCGGGTGTTCTCTATGTTAATGGGCGATGAAGTTCCTCCAAGAAGAGAGTTTATAGAGAAGAATGCCGTTTATGCTAACATTGATGCATAA
- a CDS encoding DUF2911 domain-containing protein, translating into MKKVLFIVLMAFAMTISTDALAQKFSGLDKSPMDMAAYPNDYKVSSKTARIIYSRPQLKGRSLSELAPAGKVWRTGANEAAEITFYSDVDFGGKQIKAGTYSIFTIPSSGEWTVVLNKNLNQWGAYSYDETADVARVTVPSAEDSTSLEEFSIAFKEAGAGFEMVMGWDKTRVAVPITASKM; encoded by the coding sequence ATGAAAAAAGTACTTTTTATTGTTTTGATGGCATTTGCCATGACCATCTCAACCGACGCATTAGCTCAAAAATTTAGTGGATTGGATAAAAGTCCTATGGATATGGCCGCTTATCCAAACGATTACAAGGTATCCTCAAAAACTGCCCGTATTATTTATAGCCGTCCACAGTTGAAAGGACGTTCGCTTTCTGAACTTGCCCCTGCTGGAAAAGTATGGCGTACTGGTGCTAACGAAGCAGCCGAGATTACTTTTTACTCTGATGTGGATTTTGGAGGAAAACAAATTAAAGCCGGAACTTACTCTATTTTCACTATACCAAGTAGTGGCGAGTGGACCGTTGTTCTTAATAAAAACCTGAACCAATGGGGCGCTTATTCTTATGATGAAACCGCAGATGTTGCCCGTGTTACTGTACCAAGCGCAGAAGATTCTACTTCTCTAGAAGAATTTTCTATTGCTTTCAAAGAAGCAGGAGCTGGTTTTGAAATGGTAATGGGATGGGACAAAACAAGAGTTGCCGTACCTATTACAGCTTCAAAAATGTAA
- a CDS encoding malate dehydrogenase, producing the protein MKVTVVGAGAVGASCAEYIAIKNFASEVVLLDIKEGYAEGKAMDLMQTASLNGFDTKITGVTNDYSKTANSDIAVITSGIPRKPGMTREELIGINAGIVKTVSANLVEHSPNVTLIIVSNPMDTMTYLVHKTTSLPKHKIIGMGGALDSARFKYRLAEALEAPISDVDGMVIGGHSDTGMVPLTSHATRNSIRVSEFLSDDRLEQVAADTKVGGATLTKLLGTSAWYAPGAAVSGLVQAIACDQKKIFPCSTLLEGEYDLDDICIGVPVVLGKDGIEKIVDIPLSDAEKEKMQESAAGVKKTNGLLEL; encoded by the coding sequence ATGAAAGTTACCGTAGTAGGGGCAGGAGCAGTAGGGGCAAGCTGTGCCGAGTATATTGCCATAAAGAATTTTGCATCGGAAGTAGTTTTATTGGATATCAAGGAAGGCTATGCCGAAGGTAAGGCTATGGATTTGATGCAAACTGCATCTTTAAACGGTTTCGATACCAAAATTACAGGTGTAACTAATGACTACTCTAAAACGGCCAATAGTGATATTGCTGTAATTACTTCGGGTATTCCAAGAAAACCGGGAATGACGCGTGAGGAATTAATAGGTATCAATGCCGGAATTGTAAAAACAGTATCTGCAAACCTAGTAGAACATTCTCCAAACGTTACTTTAATTATAGTAAGTAACCCAATGGATACCATGACGTATTTGGTACATAAAACAACCAGTTTGCCTAAGCATAAGATTATAGGTATGGGTGGAGCATTGGATAGTGCTCGTTTTAAATACCGTTTGGCAGAGGCTCTAGAAGCTCCAATTTCAGATGTAGACGGTATGGTTATAGGTGGTCATAGTGATACGGGAATGGTTCCTTTAACTTCTCATGCTACCAGAAATAGTATTCGTGTTTCAGAATTTCTATCTGATGACCGTTTAGAGCAAGTTGCTGCAGATACTAAGGTAGGTGGTGCTACATTGACCAAATTATTGGGTACAAGTGCGTGGTATGCTCCAGGTGCGGCCGTATCTGGTTTGGTTCAGGCTATTGCTTGTGATCAAAAGAAAATATTCCCATGTTCAACTTTGTTGGAAGGTGAGTATGATCTTGACGATATTTGTATTGGAGTGCCTGTTGTTTTAGGTAAAGATGGAATTGAAAAAATAGTTGATATTCCATTAAGCGATGCAGAAAAAGAAAAAATGCAAGAAAGTGCTGCCGGAGTAAAAAAGACCAACGGTCTACTTGAATTATAG
- a CDS encoding ATP-binding cassette domain-containing protein, with protein MTPKHWAVFTANTSQKGELITALLQGPLPEGFYELKNLKGALMSKLAVERFIDIEDRHEAKIITSNSDQSLKSMSSGEQKKALLKHILSSNPDFIVLDNPFDNLDTTSQEDLKITLQKVSEHTPIVQLLSRKTDLLPFANTFAKLEGKDLFFHESVSSLSDNTLKDHFQGDIPKPINSYKIDEETLIALKNVGVSYSEKLILHDINWTIKKGEFWELRGRNGSGKTTILSMITGENPKGYGQELYIFGRKKGTGESVWEIKKRIGYFTPSMTDKFTGYHSVSHMIISGLNDSIGLYIQPTEAQLRLSKEWLKLIGLWDMKDELFHDLSMGQKRLIMCARAMIKHPPLLILDEPTAGLDDDSASLFVALVNKFATQSDTTVIFVSHRKEPGLEAECIYQLEKSDTGSTGKVLTT; from the coding sequence ATGACACCAAAACATTGGGCCGTTTTTACGGCTAATACTTCACAAAAAGGAGAACTGATTACAGCGCTTCTACAAGGACCACTTCCCGAGGGTTTTTATGAGCTGAAAAACCTAAAGGGTGCCCTAATGTCCAAATTGGCCGTTGAGCGCTTTATTGATATAGAAGACCGCCATGAGGCTAAAATAATTACTTCGAATTCCGATCAAAGTTTAAAATCTATGTCTAGCGGTGAACAGAAAAAAGCGCTGTTAAAACATATTTTGAGTTCAAATCCTGATTTTATAGTACTAGACAATCCTTTTGACAACTTGGATACAACTTCACAAGAGGACCTTAAAATAACACTTCAGAAAGTTTCTGAACATACTCCCATAGTGCAATTATTGAGTCGTAAAACGGATCTCTTGCCTTTTGCCAATACTTTCGCAAAACTGGAGGGTAAGGATTTATTTTTTCACGAGAGTGTCAGTTCACTTTCCGATAATACGTTAAAAGACCATTTTCAAGGAGATATACCTAAACCTATCAACTCTTATAAAATTGACGAAGAAACTTTAATCGCGTTAAAGAACGTGGGGGTCTCTTACAGTGAAAAGCTGATTTTACATGACATTAATTGGACGATTAAAAAAGGTGAGTTTTGGGAATTAAGAGGTAGAAATGGTAGTGGAAAAACAACCATACTCTCTATGATAACCGGAGAAAACCCAAAAGGCTACGGACAAGAACTCTATATTTTTGGACGCAAAAAAGGAACTGGTGAAAGTGTTTGGGAAATAAAAAAACGAATAGGCTATTTCACCCCTTCAATGACCGATAAATTTACAGGCTATCATTCCGTAAGCCATATGATTATTTCGGGGCTTAACGACTCTATTGGACTTTACATTCAACCTACCGAAGCGCAACTTAGACTTTCCAAAGAATGGCTTAAGTTAATTGGATTATGGGATATGAAAGATGAGCTATTCCATGATTTGTCCATGGGTCAAAAAAGATTGATTATGTGCGCTAGGGCCATGATAAAACACCCTCCACTGCTTATTCTTGACGAGCCCACTGCGGGACTAGACGATGACAGTGCTTCTTTGTTTGTTGCTCTGGTAAACAAGTTTGCCACCCAAAGCGACACTACGGTCATCTTTGTATCACACAGGAAAGAACCCGGTCTTGAAGCGGAATGCATTTATCAATTAGAGAAGTCTGATACAGGTTCAACTGGGAAAGTGTTAACTACGTAG
- a CDS encoding universal stress protein yields MGRILFPTDFSEVSLNAFLYAVDYAKMTDKKIIVFHAYNLGSVSSEEEQEIYEELDIQNFRNKKEIFPPFEGILNDRQIDSLSVKYIVREGDFIDTFTEYINKREDKIDVVVMGTQITKTGLFQLFTETNTLKILDEISKPVIVVPGNSSFDGDLDNILFLVDYQEDEKEPLEDLINESKAFNAKLHVVHFDLAHGDSIVPLMERFKNSLNDFDISNVAFKTIDSIDLKKSLLDYCVENKIDMVCLINHKRNFYQRLFTYSLTEDLIRHINIPVMAIYRD; encoded by the coding sequence ATGGGGCGGATACTTTTTCCTACTGATTTTTCTGAAGTTTCTCTTAACGCTTTTCTTTACGCTGTTGATTATGCAAAAATGACGGACAAGAAAATTATTGTTTTTCATGCCTATAATTTAGGTAGTGTATCATCAGAAGAAGAACAAGAAATTTATGAGGAGCTTGATATCCAAAATTTCAGAAATAAAAAGGAGATATTTCCTCCTTTTGAAGGGATACTTAATGACAGGCAAATAGATAGTCTGTCCGTAAAATATATTGTACGGGAAGGAGATTTTATAGACACTTTTACGGAGTATATCAACAAACGCGAAGATAAGATAGATGTGGTGGTCATGGGTACCCAAATTACTAAAACGGGACTCTTTCAGTTGTTTACGGAAACAAATACTTTAAAAATATTAGATGAGATCAGTAAGCCGGTCATTGTGGTTCCCGGTAACTCTAGTTTTGATGGAGATTTGGATAATATTTTGTTCTTGGTAGATTATCAAGAAGATGAGAAGGAGCCATTGGAGGACTTAATAAACGAGTCCAAAGCTTTTAATGCAAAATTACACGTGGTACATTTTGATTTGGCGCATGGAGACTCAATAGTGCCTTTAATGGAGCGCTTCAAAAATTCCCTCAATGATTTTGATATTAGTAATGTGGCCTTTAAGACTATTGATTCCATTGACCTTAAAAAATCATTGTTGGATTACTGCGTAGAAAATAAAATTGATATGGTTTGCCTAATTAACCACAAGCGTAATTTTTATCAGCGTCTTTTTACATACAGTCTAACAGAAGATTTAATAAGACATATTAATATACCGGTAATGGCTATTTATCGTGATTAG
- the secDF gene encoding protein translocase subunit SecDF, which produces MQNKGLIKLFALLFGLVSIYQLSYTFIGGKVENEAKAYAESRISDAEENYVSKRDELETRYLDSIGDNSILGFTNYNEAKKKELNKGLDLKGGINVTLQISVKDILKGLANNTKNPIFNKALADADAASKDSDDTYIELFFNAFDKIKGDTKLASPDIFANKGLSGEVNFQMSDDEVKPIIRTKIDESIVSAFEVLRERIDGFGVTQPNIQREGNSGRILVELPGARDIARAQGLLSSTAQLEFWETYQPNNPELQGFFFQANEKLKTLIDVDDIEEPVKQESELDSLLSDVSQDSLDISGQRNPLFDKFQIGAPSYAVGVAAIQDTAEIGSYLRMKEIRRLLPASMQFVKFLWERPSEGSEIAELYALKSNRDNTPRISGDVVSDARDEFVNGKPAVTMSMNTKGAKEWEKLTGDAYTNRTGIAIVLDNKVYTAPGVSSGPISGGRSEITGTFTVNETKDISNVLRAGKLPASAEIIQSEVVGPSLGQEAIDSGFMSFMIAMAIVLVWMVFYYGKAGAFADIALLLNILLIFGVLTSLSAVLTLPGIAGIVLTIGMSVDANVLIFERIKEELAKGKGKSLAVADGFGNALSSILDANITTGLTAIILFIFGSGPIKGFATTLLIGIVTSLFTAIFITRLLVDWYIDGKGRSLDFSTAITKGLFKNINIDFLSKRKIAYIFSAILVGIGVFSLATKGLQQGVDFIGGRSYQVRFEQSVNPSEIASELNEVFGSGTNVKTFGESNQIKITTPYKVDVEGIEVDNEIQNKLYTSLQKYLPDGISEQSFVSGSGDKSIGILQSVKVGPTIADDIKNNAFLAILGSLAVVFLYILLRFQKWQFSLGAVTAVFHDVMIVLGIFSLFGTIMPFNMEIDQAFIAAILTVIGYSLNDTVVVFDRIREIIGEKGWRGGDNINLALNSTLSRTLNTSLTTLVVLLAIFIFGGESLRGFMFAMIIGVIVGTYSSLFIATPVMFDTLNKSSKAGGLENSTVEPETKEVK; this is translated from the coding sequence ATGCAGAATAAAGGACTTATTAAGCTTTTTGCCCTACTCTTTGGGCTAGTAAGTATCTATCAATTATCCTATACTTTTATAGGAGGTAAGGTAGAAAACGAAGCAAAAGCGTATGCGGAAAGCCGCATTTCGGACGCTGAAGAAAATTATGTTTCTAAACGTGATGAGCTAGAGACTAGGTATTTAGATTCAATTGGAGACAATTCAATCCTTGGTTTCACCAACTACAACGAAGCCAAAAAGAAAGAGCTGAACAAAGGGCTTGACCTTAAAGGGGGTATCAACGTTACCCTTCAGATTTCCGTAAAGGATATCTTAAAAGGTTTGGCAAATAATACCAAAAATCCTATTTTCAATAAGGCTTTGGCAGATGCCGATGCAGCCTCTAAGGACAGTGATGATACGTATATTGAGCTTTTCTTCAATGCTTTTGACAAAATTAAAGGAGATACGAAATTAGCTTCTCCAGATATTTTTGCGAATAAAGGCCTGAGTGGTGAGGTTAATTTTCAGATGTCAGATGATGAGGTTAAGCCTATCATCCGTACAAAGATTGACGAATCCATTGTTTCTGCTTTTGAAGTACTTCGTGAGCGTATAGATGGTTTTGGTGTAACACAACCAAACATCCAAAGAGAAGGGAATTCCGGTCGTATTTTGGTAGAATTGCCTGGTGCTAGAGATATTGCTCGTGCGCAAGGGTTGTTGTCAAGTACGGCACAGTTAGAGTTCTGGGAAACATACCAGCCTAACAATCCTGAATTACAAGGTTTCTTTTTTCAGGCGAATGAAAAACTGAAAACACTTATTGATGTAGATGATATTGAAGAGCCTGTTAAGCAAGAATCGGAATTAGATTCCCTTCTTTCGGACGTTTCTCAAGATTCATTGGACATCTCTGGACAGCGTAACCCATTATTCGATAAGTTTCAAATAGGCGCGCCTAGTTATGCTGTAGGTGTTGCTGCTATTCAAGATACGGCCGAGATTGGTTCGTACCTTAGAATGAAAGAAATTAGAAGATTACTTCCTGCAAGCATGCAGTTTGTAAAGTTCTTATGGGAAAGACCATCTGAGGGTTCTGAAATTGCAGAATTGTACGCACTTAAATCTAACCGGGATAATACACCAAGAATTAGTGGTGATGTGGTTAGTGATGCTCGTGATGAGTTTGTTAACGGTAAGCCGGCAGTTACCATGAGCATGAACACCAAAGGAGCTAAGGAATGGGAAAAACTAACGGGAGATGCATATACCAATAGAACAGGTATTGCTATTGTTTTGGATAATAAAGTATATACTGCTCCAGGTGTTTCTTCTGGGCCTATTTCAGGAGGTCGTTCAGAGATTACGGGTACATTTACCGTTAACGAAACAAAAGATATTTCTAATGTATTGCGTGCTGGTAAGTTACCGGCATCGGCAGAAATTATACAATCAGAAGTTGTAGGGCCATCTTTAGGTCAAGAAGCTATTGATAGTGGTTTTATGTCCTTCATGATTGCAATGGCAATCGTATTGGTATGGATGGTTTTCTATTATGGTAAAGCAGGTGCTTTCGCGGATATCGCTTTACTATTGAACATTTTATTGATATTCGGAGTTCTTACCAGCTTAAGTGCGGTATTGACCTTGCCAGGTATTGCAGGTATCGTTCTTACCATTGGTATGTCCGTGGATGCGAACGTACTTATTTTTGAGCGTATTAAAGAAGAATTAGCTAAAGGAAAAGGGAAATCATTAGCTGTTGCAGATGGTTTCGGAAACGCGCTTTCTTCTATTCTTGATGCGAACATAACCACAGGCCTTACTGCAATCATTTTATTTATATTCGGTTCGGGTCCAATTAAAGGTTTCGCAACTACTTTACTTATCGGTATTGTAACTTCATTGTTCACGGCTATCTTTATTACACGTCTATTGGTAGATTGGTATATTGATGGCAAAGGGCGTTCATTGGATTTTTCTACCGCTATTACAAAAGGATTATTCAAGAATATTAATATCGACTTTCTTTCAAAACGAAAGATTGCTTATATATTCTCTGCTATCTTAGTGGGTATTGGTGTTTTCTCTTTGGCTACAAAAGGGTTACAACAAGGAGTTGATTTTATAGGAGGACGTTCGTATCAAGTTCGTTTTGAACAGTCTGTTAACCCATCTGAAATAGCCTCTGAGTTAAATGAAGTGTTTGGTAGTGGAACCAACGTGAAGACGTTTGGTGAATCTAATCAGATTAAGATTACTACACCTTACAAAGTGGATGTGGAAGGTATTGAAGTGGATAATGAAATCCAAAATAAGCTTTATACTTCTTTACAGAAATATTTGCCAGACGGTATTAGTGAACAGAGCTTTGTAAGTGGTTCGGGAGATAAGTCAATTGGTATTTTACAATCTGTAAAAGTAGGACCAACAATAGCAGATGATATTAAGAACAATGCCTTCTTGGCAATCTTAGGGTCGTTGGCAGTGGTGTTCTTGTATATCTTGTTGCGTTTCCAGAAATGGCAATTCTCATTAGGAGCAGTAACAGCTGTTTTCCATGATGTGATGATAGTGTTGGGTATATTCTCATTGTTTGGAACCATAATGCCTTTCAATATGGAAATTGACCAAGCTTTTATCGCGGCTATATTAACGGTAATTGGGTATTCGTTGAATGATACCGTGGTTGTGTTTGACCGTATTCGTGAGATTATCGGTGAGAAAGGATGGCGCGGTGGCGACAATATTAATTTGGCATTGAACAGTACATTGAGCCGTACATTAAATACGTCTTTGACTACTTTGGTAGTATTATTGGCGATATTTATTTTCGGTGGAGAATCATTAAGAGGATTTATGTTCGCTATGATAATTGGTGTTATTGTAGGTACATATTCATCATTGTTCATTGCAACCCCTGTAATGTTCGATACATTGAACAAGTCTTCAAAAGCAGGCGGACTAGAAAATAGTACAGTTGAGCCGGAAACCAAGGAAGTAAAATAA